Proteins from one Candidatus Niyogibacteria bacterium CG10_big_fil_rev_8_21_14_0_10_46_36 genomic window:
- a CDS encoding cell division protein FtsK, with the protein MPIIVSIMAKKKRSKKRASRDIEEKDGNESWFEQVKHETKQSIFIVFSFALSIIFILSIAGRAGKAGVFIERWLSVLFGQAEFIVPLFFFFIGASLFFYFRPTFFAPTLLGGVLFLVSVLGGIEVVFGQKAAGYAGFVVAAPVLKLFDFWASFIVMTTLLIVSILLMLNASLVKSKIVEDVDDEDEKNADEESVSSFQALKNTLGGLRKNKKEEVVYESGEEYESREGEEEPGEHHEDEGAGEEEAGEGEEESNSFATNTFKAAARRRNVNFQTPPLDLLESDKGKPSSGDIKANANIIKRTLKNFGIDVEMAEVNVGPSVTQYTIRPAEGIKLTRITGLHNDLALALAAHPIRIEAPIPGRSLVGLEIPNKAVALVGARSLLSSDEFRYGKHVLSLALGRDVSGQAVYTALEKMPHLLIAGSTGSGKSVAIHGLMVSLLYRNSPDNLRFLLVDPKRVELSAYSGIPHLLAPVITDAKKTILALKWAVSEMERRYELLQAAKARDIHSYQAIKTSGENPMPYIVIVIDELADIMATYPRELEASIVRLAQMSRAVGIHLIVSTQRPSVEVITGLIKANITSRIAFQVASQVDSRTILDMAGAEKLLGNGDMLFLSGDTSKPKRIQGSFVSESEVRKVAQFLEDQYAGFDGGTVTIDSGDDKDKKTIFDEVSMNDDEEDELYAEAKKIVIEAKKASASYLQRRLRVGYARAARLLDILEDRGVIGPGEGAKPREVYADAGDGDSSADEGDDTPGSGGGDFFHTMQ; encoded by the coding sequence ATGCCTATAATAGTGAGTATAATGGCCAAGAAAAAGAGATCTAAAAAACGGGCTTCCCGGGACATTGAAGAGAAAGATGGCAATGAATCGTGGTTTGAGCAGGTGAAACACGAGACAAAACAGTCTATTTTTATCGTTTTTTCCTTCGCTCTTTCCATCATTTTCATCCTTTCTATTGCCGGTAGGGCGGGCAAGGCGGGCGTATTCATAGAGCGTTGGCTTTCTGTGCTGTTTGGGCAGGCGGAGTTTATTGTTCCGCTCTTCTTCTTTTTTATAGGGGCATCGCTCTTTTTCTATTTTCGGCCTACATTTTTTGCGCCGACTCTTCTTGGTGGTGTTCTCTTTTTGGTAAGCGTTTTGGGGGGCATAGAGGTAGTATTTGGGCAGAAGGCTGCGGGATATGCCGGATTTGTTGTTGCCGCACCGGTACTTAAATTGTTTGATTTCTGGGCATCGTTTATTGTGATGACAACCCTATTGATTGTTTCTATTCTCTTAATGTTGAATGCGTCTTTGGTGAAATCAAAAATTGTAGAGGATGTCGATGATGAAGACGAAAAGAATGCCGATGAAGAATCCGTAAGCAGTTTTCAGGCGCTCAAGAACACATTAGGAGGGCTGCGAAAGAATAAAAAGGAGGAGGTGGTGTATGAGTCTGGGGAAGAGTACGAATCAAGAGAGGGGGAAGAGGAGCCAGGCGAGCACCATGAAGATGAAGGAGCTGGAGAGGAAGAGGCTGGAGAGGGGGAAGAAGAAAGCAACTCCTTCGCGACGAATACATTTAAGGCGGCGGCTCGGCGGAGAAATGTAAATTTCCAGACACCCCCACTTGATCTGTTGGAGAGCGACAAAGGTAAGCCGTCGTCGGGCGACATTAAGGCAAACGCAAATATTATCAAACGGACGCTGAAAAATTTCGGTATTGATGTTGAGATGGCTGAAGTTAATGTTGGACCGTCGGTTACCCAGTACACGATACGCCCGGCAGAAGGGATAAAGTTAACGCGTATCACCGGCTTGCATAATGACCTTGCGCTTGCGCTTGCCGCTCACCCCATCAGGATTGAAGCTCCCATTCCGGGCCGTTCTCTTGTTGGGCTTGAGATCCCGAATAAGGCAGTTGCGCTTGTGGGTGCCCGTAGCCTGCTTTCGAGTGATGAGTTCCGCTACGGCAAGCATGTGTTAAGTCTGGCGCTTGGCCGCGATGTTTCGGGACAAGCGGTGTACACAGCGCTCGAAAAAATGCCTCACCTTCTAATTGCCGGCTCCACCGGCTCTGGAAAGTCAGTCGCTATTCACGGCCTTATGGTGAGCCTTTTATATAGGAACAGCCCGGACAATCTCCGTTTTTTGCTCGTTGACCCTAAGCGTGTTGAATTATCTGCATATTCAGGCATCCCGCATTTATTAGCTCCTGTCATCACTGATGCAAAAAAAACGATTCTTGCGCTGAAGTGGGCGGTGTCCGAGATGGAGAGGCGGTACGAGCTCTTACAAGCGGCAAAAGCGCGGGATATTCATTCATATCAGGCAATAAAGACATCGGGAGAAAATCCTATGCCGTATATTGTTATTGTTATTGATGAGTTGGCAGATATTATGGCAACATACCCGCGCGAGCTTGAGGCCTCTATCGTCCGCCTTGCGCAAATGTCCCGTGCTGTCGGTATTCACTTGATAGTATCAACACAACGCCCATCTGTAGAGGTTATCACAGGGCTTATTAAGGCGAATATAACATCCCGTATTGCCTTCCAGGTCGCTTCTCAGGTGGATTCTCGTACTATTCTTGATATGGCAGGAGCGGAAAAATTATTAGGAAACGGAGATATGCTCTTCCTTTCAGGGGATACATCAAAACCAAAGCGTATCCAGGGGAGTTTTGTAAGCGAATCGGAAGTGCGCAAGGTCGCACAATTTTTGGAGGATCAATATGCCGGATTTGATGGGGGAACAGTAACTATTGATTCGGGAGACGATAAAGATAAAAAGACTATTTTTGACGAAGTGTCTATGAATGATGATGAAGAAGACGAACTGTATGCAGAAGCAAAAAAGATAGTCATTGAAGCGAAAAAAGCGTCGGCGTCATATTTACAAAGACGCCTCCGCGTGGGGTATGCCCGAGCAGCACGGCTTTTAGATATATTAGAAGACCGTGGCGTTATTGGACCTGGAGAGGGGGCGAAACCTCGAGAGGTGTACGCAGATGCTGGTGATGGGGATTCCTCTGCGGATGAAGGCGATGATACGCCAGGATCGGGAGGAGGTGATTTCTTTCATACTATGCAGTAA